One Rhodoferax ferrireducens T118 DNA segment encodes these proteins:
- a CDS encoding cytochrome b/b6 domain-containing protein: protein MSHKVRVWDLPTRCFHWGLVVCFMGLITSAQIGGDAMAWHFRSGYAVLSLLLFRIIWGLVGGRWSRFTSFIYAPAAILAYVKGRGLPEHTVGHNPLGSGSVFAMLGFLLLQVMTGLVSDDEIANAGPLSQFVSNAVVSFATFYHAAIGRWVLIGLVVLHLSAIFFYHLKKRQNLVLPMLLGDKETDSAVMSSRDDLGSRTWALALFLGCTALVAGMVKLAG, encoded by the coding sequence ATGTCGCACAAAGTCAGGGTATGGGATTTGCCAACCCGGTGCTTCCATTGGGGATTGGTCGTCTGCTTTATGGGCTTGATCACAAGCGCTCAGATTGGCGGCGATGCAATGGCCTGGCATTTCAGATCGGGTTACGCGGTGCTCAGTCTGCTGTTGTTCCGCATCATTTGGGGTCTGGTGGGAGGAAGATGGTCACGTTTTACCTCTTTCATCTATGCACCCGCCGCCATCCTGGCCTACGTCAAAGGTCGCGGCCTGCCAGAGCACACCGTTGGACACAACCCGCTGGGCTCTGGCTCGGTGTTTGCCATGCTGGGTTTTCTTCTGCTTCAGGTCATGACCGGGTTGGTCAGCGACGACGAAATTGCAAACGCCGGCCCCTTAAGCCAATTTGTCTCCAACGCGGTCGTGAGTTTCGCCACTTTTTACCATGCGGCTATTGGCAGATGGGTTCTCATCGGTTTGGTGGTGCTGCACCTCAGCGCCATCTTTTTTTACCACCTCAAGAAGCGCCAAAATCTTGTGCTGCCCATGCTACTGGGGGACAAGGAAACAGACAGCGCCGTCATGAGTTCGAGGGATGACCTCGGGTCCCGTACATGGGCTCTCGCCCTATTTTTAGGCTGTACTGCATTGGTGGCCGGCATGGTCAAGCTGGCGGGATGA
- a CDS encoding c-type cytochrome — MKSSTLFVLAATVVAFSAPACAQFAKPEDAVKYRKNALFVMQQNFGRLGAMATGKAPFDAKAAADSAAVAEFMSKLPWGAFGEGTDKGETRAKAEIWKEPAKFKEYADKMQAEMTKLAAAAKTGSLDNIKTAVSATGGTCKTCHDAYRKD; from the coding sequence ATGAAAAGTAGCACCCTGTTTGTTCTCGCTGCAACCGTCGTCGCCTTCAGCGCACCAGCCTGCGCCCAGTTCGCCAAACCGGAAGATGCCGTTAAATACCGCAAAAATGCCTTGTTTGTCATGCAGCAGAACTTCGGCCGTTTGGGCGCCATGGCAACGGGTAAAGCGCCGTTTGATGCCAAAGCTGCCGCTGACAGTGCGGCGGTCGCCGAGTTCATGTCCAAGCTTCCCTGGGGCGCCTTTGGTGAGGGGACCGACAAGGGTGAAACCCGGGCCAAAGCAGAGATTTGGAAGGAGCCCGCCAAATTCAAGGAATACGCCGACAAGATGCAGGCTGAAATGACCAAACTTGCCGCCGCTGCGAAAACCGGCAGCCTGGATAACATCAAGACGGCGGTGTCTGCCACGGGCGGCACTTGTAAGACTTGCCACGACGCTTATCGAAAAGACTGA
- a CDS encoding PTS sugar transporter subunit IIA, giving the protein MNNGILIIAHAPLASALRQCVLHVFPDAEAAVATFDVQPNTPPEETLAGARQALALLNVPQTLVLADVFGATPCNVAQRLVDGVNSKLVAGVNLPMLLRTVTYRGETLDAMVARALAGGTQGVMPVATTAPQNQLRKKSDQSKHDHQQ; this is encoded by the coding sequence ATGAACAACGGCATTCTTATCATTGCTCATGCGCCACTGGCCAGTGCGTTGCGCCAGTGCGTGCTGCATGTATTCCCGGATGCCGAGGCGGCCGTCGCGACGTTTGACGTGCAGCCCAATACGCCACCCGAAGAAACGCTGGCGGGTGCCAGGCAGGCCCTGGCCTTGCTGAATGTGCCGCAGACACTGGTGTTGGCCGACGTGTTTGGGGCCACCCCCTGTAACGTGGCGCAAAGGCTGGTCGATGGCGTGAACTCAAAATTAGTTGCCGGGGTCAACCTGCCGATGCTGCTGCGCACCGTCACCTACCGCGGTGAAACCCTGGATGCCATGGTGGCGCGGGCTCTGGCGGGTGGCACGCAGGGCGTCATGCCGGTGGCGACGACGGCGCCGCAGAATCAATTGAGGAAAAAAAGTGATCAAAGCAAGCACGACCATCAGCAATAA
- a CDS encoding HPr family phosphocarrier protein: MIKASTTISNKLGLHARASAKLTKLAGGYPCEVWIAKGERRVNAKSIMGVMMLAAGNGSTVEIDASGEREQEALDALLALIADKFGEGE, translated from the coding sequence GTGATCAAAGCAAGCACGACCATCAGCAATAAACTGGGCCTGCATGCGCGGGCCTCAGCCAAACTCACCAAGCTGGCGGGCGGTTACCCATGCGAAGTCTGGATTGCCAAGGGAGAGCGGCGCGTGAACGCCAAGAGCATCATGGGCGTCATGATGCTGGCGGCAGGCAATGGCAGCACGGTGGAAATTGATGCCAGCGGTGAGCGCGAACAAGAGGCCCTGGATGCCTTGCTGGCGCTGATTGCCGATAAATTTGGAGAAGGTGAGTGA
- the ptsP gene encoding phosphoenolpyruvate--protein phosphotransferase, with the protein MTFSIHGLAVARGIAIGRAVLVASSRVDVAHYFIAATEVDAEIERVRSARDAVVNEIHRLQASISHMGPKEAPQELTALLDVHLMLLNDDELSNGVRHWIKDRLYNAEWALTTQLEVIARQFDEMEDEYLRGRKADLEQITEKVLRAMKGVASPVVVAPSRTLRKPSQQDLLLDDTVDVPLILVAHDLSPADMLQFKQSVFAGFVTDVGGKTSHTAIVARSLDIPAVVGARLSSQLVRQDDWVIIDGDAGVLVVDPSPIVLAEYGFKQRQGELERGRLTRLLHTPAVTMDGQKIELLANIEMPEDALGAVLAGAVGVGLFRSEFLFMGRNGRLPNEEEQYLAYRRAVEGMQGLPVTIRTVDVGADKPLDESQQDNAHLNPALGLRAIRWSLADPAMFLTQLRAILRAAAHGPVNLLIPMLVHAGEIRHTMAMIDRARVELDNRGIAYGPVKIGAMIEVPAAALIVKVFLKYFDFLSIGTNDLIQYTLAIDRTDESVAHLYDPLHPAVLRLVAQTIAECRAQGKPVSLCGEMAGDVSLTRLLLGMGLRSFSMHPAQILAVKQEVLRADAGKLTAWAQQVMADDEPGLRMTRH; encoded by the coding sequence GTGACATTTTCCATTCACGGACTCGCCGTTGCGCGCGGCATCGCCATTGGGCGGGCGGTGCTGGTGGCCTCCAGTCGGGTGGATGTGGCGCATTATTTTATTGCGGCCACTGAGGTTGATGCCGAGATTGAACGGGTGCGTAGCGCGCGCGACGCGGTGGTGAATGAAATTCACCGCCTGCAGGCCAGCATCAGCCATATGGGCCCGAAAGAAGCGCCGCAGGAACTGACAGCGCTGCTCGATGTTCATCTGATGCTGCTCAACGACGATGAACTGTCAAACGGCGTCAGGCACTGGATCAAGGACCGCTTGTACAACGCCGAGTGGGCGCTCACCACGCAATTGGAAGTGATTGCCCGCCAGTTCGACGAGATGGAGGACGAATACCTGCGCGGACGCAAAGCCGATCTGGAGCAAATCACCGAAAAAGTATTACGCGCCATGAAGGGCGTGGCCTCGCCCGTGGTGGTGGCGCCCAGCCGAACGCTGCGCAAGCCCTCGCAACAAGACCTCTTGCTCGACGACACCGTGGATGTGCCCTTGATTCTGGTGGCGCACGACCTGTCGCCGGCCGACATGCTGCAGTTCAAGCAAAGTGTGTTTGCCGGCTTTGTGACCGACGTCGGCGGCAAAACCTCGCACACCGCCATCGTCGCCCGCAGCCTGGATATCCCGGCGGTGGTGGGCGCACGCTTGTCGAGCCAATTGGTGCGCCAGGATGACTGGGTCATCATCGACGGCGACGCCGGTGTGTTGGTGGTCGATCCGTCTCCCATCGTGCTGGCCGAATATGGTTTCAAGCAGCGCCAGGGCGAGTTGGAGCGCGGTCGCTTGACCCGCCTGCTGCACACCCCGGCCGTGACGATGGATGGCCAGAAAATTGAATTGCTGGCCAATATCGAGATGCCGGAGGACGCACTTGGCGCTGTGTTGGCGGGTGCGGTCGGCGTGGGCCTGTTTCGCAGTGAATTCCTGTTCATGGGACGCAATGGCCGACTGCCCAACGAAGAGGAGCAGTACCTGGCGTACCGGCGTGCCGTTGAGGGCATGCAGGGCTTGCCGGTGACGATTCGCACCGTCGATGTGGGCGCCGACAAGCCGCTGGATGAGTCGCAGCAGGATAACGCTCACCTGAATCCGGCGCTGGGGCTGCGGGCCATTCGCTGGAGCCTGGCGGACCCGGCGATGTTCCTGACGCAGTTAAGGGCGATTCTGCGTGCTGCCGCCCATGGCCCGGTGAACCTGCTGATACCGATGCTGGTGCATGCCGGTGAAATTCGCCACACGATGGCCATGATTGACCGCGCCCGTGTCGAACTCGACAACCGCGGTATTGCCTACGGCCCGGTCAAGATAGGCGCCATGATCGAGGTGCCTGCCGCCGCTCTCATTGTCAAGGTGTTCCTGAAATACTTCGATTTTCTGTCCATTGGCACCAACGACCTGATTCAATACACGCTGGCGATCGATCGCACGGACGAGTCCGTCGCGCATTTGTACGACCCCCTGCATCCGGCCGTGCTGCGGCTGGTGGCACAGACCATTGCCGAATGCCGGGCCCAGGGCAAACCCGTGAGCCTGTGTGGCGAGATGGCCGGCGACGTCTCCCTCACCCGCCTGCTGCTGGGTATGGGCTTGCGCAGTTTTTCCATGCATCCGGCGCAAATTCTGGCCGTCAAGCAAGAGGTATTACGCGCCGACGCGGGCAAGCTGACGGCGTGGGCGCAACAGGTGATGGCCGACGACGAGCCGGGTTTGCGCATGACCCGGCACTAG
- a CDS encoding LrgB family protein has protein sequence MPNFVELWVYLSSTPLFGLTATLVVYVLAQAVYVRLQQAPWANPVLWTVLAIASVLLATGVSYPTYFAGAQFIHFLLGPAVVALAWPLWERRAALALHWRALLLAAVAGGLAASGSALALGWAAGLPLDVVLSLAPKSVTAPVAMGIADKIGGIPALAAVFAVITGMVGALSGKYLFAALKIPTDPAGWMARGFSLGTAAHGIGAARALQVNADAGAYAGLALGLQVVLASLLIPLAFRLF, from the coding sequence ATGCCGAATTTCGTTGAGCTCTGGGTCTACCTCTCCAGCACGCCGTTGTTTGGCCTGACCGCCACGCTGGTGGTGTATGTGCTGGCGCAAGCCGTGTACGTCCGGCTGCAACAGGCGCCCTGGGCCAACCCGGTGCTGTGGACGGTGCTCGCCATTGCCAGCGTGCTGCTGGCCACCGGCGTGAGTTACCCCACTTACTTTGCCGGTGCGCAATTCATTCATTTCCTGTTGGGCCCGGCGGTGGTGGCGCTGGCCTGGCCGCTCTGGGAACGACGCGCCGCCCTGGCGCTGCACTGGCGCGCCCTGTTGCTGGCGGCCGTGGCAGGCGGCCTGGCGGCCAGCGGCTCGGCGCTGGCGCTGGGCTGGGCGGCTGGCCTGCCCCTGGACGTGGTGTTGTCGCTGGCGCCCAAATCGGTCACCGCACCGGTGGCCATGGGCATTGCCGACAAGATTGGCGGCATTCCCGCCCTGGCGGCCGTGTTTGCCGTGATCACCGGCATGGTGGGGGCCCTGAGTGGCAAATACTTGTTTGCTGCGCTCAAGATCCCGACCGACCCGGCGGGCTGGATGGCGCGTGGCTTTTCCCTGGGCACCGCCGCGCACGGCATCGGCGCCGCCCGGGCGCTGCAGGTCAATGCCGATGCCGGGGCTTACGCCGGGCTGGCGCTGGGGCTGCAGGTGGTACTGGCCTCGCTGCTGATACCGCTGGCGTTCCGGCTGTTTTGA
- a CDS encoding CidA/LrgA family protein produces MTGLRGLAWLLALQSIGELLARGFSLPFPGPVIGMLLLLLALRAPVVREPVAACASFLLSHLSLLFVPVGVGVMTHLGLISQYGVRMLIVIALSTWIGLAVTALTLRLFRKKSDAEFR; encoded by the coding sequence ATGACCGGACTGCGTGGTTTGGCCTGGCTGCTGGCGCTGCAGTCGATTGGTGAGTTGCTGGCGCGGGGCTTCTCTTTGCCCTTTCCCGGTCCGGTCATCGGCATGCTTCTGCTGCTGCTTGCCCTGCGCGCACCCGTTGTACGAGAACCGGTGGCGGCCTGTGCCAGCTTTTTGCTGTCGCACCTCTCGCTGCTGTTTGTGCCGGTCGGCGTCGGGGTAATGACGCACCTGGGCCTGATCAGCCAGTACGGCGTGCGCATGCTGATCGTCATTGCGCTGTCGACCTGGATCGGCCTGGCCGTGACGGCGCTGACCTTGCGTCTGTTCAGGAAAAAAAGCGATGCCGAATTTCGTTGA
- a CDS encoding FAD-linked oxidase C-terminal domain-containing protein has protein sequence MTTSLSPDMPTAPQRAERQAQIVRGLEAVLPRHALLWNPEDTTPYECDGLTAYRQRPLVVALPETEAQVQAVLRTCHTLGVPVVARGAGTGLSGGAMPHALGVTLSLARFNNIVKIDPLSRTAVVQCGVRNLAISDAAAAHDLYYAPDPSSQIACTIGGNVAENSGGVHCLKYGLTLHNIVKIKGFTMDGEAVEFGSDALDAPGYDLMSIVIGSEGMLAVTTEVTVKLIPKPQLASCIMASFDDIRKAGDAVAAIIAAGIIPAGLEMMDKPMTAAVEDYVHAGYDLNAEAILLCESDGTPQEVDEEIARMSAVLRTHGATALAVSRDEAERLKFWSGRKNAFPASGRISPDYMCMDSTIPRKRLADMLLAIQQMEKKYDLRCANVFHAGDGNLHPLILFDANQADQLHRAELFGADILETSVAMGGTVTGEHGVGVEKLNSMCVQFSAEENEQMFGVKRAFDAKGLLNPGKVIPTLQRCAEYGKMLVRGGQLKHPDLPRF, from the coding sequence ATGACTACATCTCTCTCTCCTGACATGCCGACTGCGCCACAAAGAGCAGAGCGTCAGGCACAAATCGTACGGGGGCTGGAAGCGGTTTTGCCGCGCCACGCCCTGCTCTGGAACCCCGAAGACACCACGCCCTATGAATGCGACGGCCTGACCGCCTACCGGCAGCGCCCGCTGGTGGTGGCCTTGCCGGAAACCGAAGCGCAGGTTCAGGCGGTGCTGCGCACCTGCCACACGCTGGGCGTGCCGGTGGTGGCGCGCGGTGCGGGCACCGGCCTGTCGGGCGGGGCCATGCCACACGCGCTGGGCGTCACCCTGTCGCTGGCCAGGTTCAACAATATCGTCAAGATCGACCCCTTGAGCCGCACTGCGGTTGTGCAGTGTGGCGTGCGCAACCTGGCCATCAGCGACGCTGCGGCCGCGCATGATTTGTACTACGCGCCCGACCCATCGAGTCAGATTGCCTGCACCATTGGCGGCAATGTGGCGGAAAACTCGGGCGGCGTGCACTGCCTGAAGTACGGGCTCACCCTGCACAACATCGTCAAGATCAAAGGCTTCACGATGGACGGCGAGGCGGTTGAATTCGGTTCGGACGCGCTGGACGCACCCGGCTATGACTTGATGAGCATCGTCATCGGCTCGGAGGGCATGCTGGCCGTCACCACCGAAGTGACGGTCAAGCTGATCCCGAAACCGCAACTGGCGAGCTGCATCATGGCCAGCTTTGACGACATTCGCAAGGCCGGCGACGCAGTCGCCGCCATCATTGCCGCGGGCATCATCCCGGCCGGGCTGGAAATGATGGACAAGCCAATGACGGCGGCGGTGGAAGACTATGTACACGCCGGCTACGACCTGAACGCCGAGGCGATTTTGCTGTGCGAGAGCGACGGCACGCCGCAAGAAGTCGACGAAGAAATCGCACGCATGAGCGCCGTGCTGCGCACCCACGGCGCCACCGCCCTTGCGGTGAGCCGCGACGAGGCCGAGCGGCTGAAGTTCTGGAGCGGCCGCAAGAACGCCTTCCCGGCCAGCGGGCGCATCAGCCCGGATTACATGTGCATGGACTCGACCATTCCGCGCAAGCGCCTGGCCGACATGCTGCTGGCAATTCAGCAGATGGAAAAAAAATACGATTTGCGCTGCGCCAATGTGTTCCACGCGGGCGATGGCAACTTGCACCCGCTGATTTTGTTTGATGCCAATCAGGCCGACCAGTTGCACCGGGCGGAGTTGTTCGGCGCCGACATCCTGGAAACCAGCGTCGCCATGGGCGGCACCGTCACCGGCGAGCACGGCGTCGGCGTGGAAAAACTCAATTCAATGTGTGTGCAGTTCAGTGCGGAGGAAAACGAACAGATGTTTGGCGTCAAGCGCGCTTTTGACGCCAAAGGTCTGCTCAACCCGGGCAAGGTCATTCCGACGCTGCAACGCTGTGCCGAGTACGGCAAGATGCTGGTGCGCGGCGGGCAGCTCAAGCACCCGGATCTGCCGCGGTTTTAG
- the asd gene encoding archaetidylserine decarboxylase (Phosphatidylserine decarboxylase is synthesized as a single chain precursor. Generation of the pyruvoyl active site from a Ser is coupled to cleavage of a Gly-Ser bond between the larger (beta) and smaller (alpha chains). It is an integral membrane protein.) — MFDRLAVLPQYLLPKQAITLLAGRVAGARGGKWTTRLIEWFVKRYKVNMREAANPEVASYATFNDFFTRALQAGARPLARADLICPVDGAISQFGAMAGQQIFQAKGHHYSSTALVGGDAALAAQFDDGHFATLYLSPRDYHRIHMPCDGVLRRMIYVPGALFSVNPTTALGVPGLFARNERVVCVFESARGPFVLVLVGATIVGSMATVWHGVVNPPRSTAVREWRYDEQPVRLKQGEEMGRFLLGSTVVMLFPKGPLQFNPAWSPGAAIRLGEAMARQPPLA; from the coding sequence ATGTTCGACCGTCTAGCCGTGCTGCCGCAATATTTGCTTCCCAAGCAGGCCATCACCCTCTTGGCCGGGCGCGTGGCGGGTGCCCGTGGCGGGAAATGGACGACCAGGTTGATCGAGTGGTTCGTCAAGCGCTACAAGGTCAATATGCGTGAAGCGGCCAACCCGGAGGTTGCCAGCTACGCCACCTTCAACGACTTTTTCACCCGCGCCCTCCAGGCCGGCGCCCGCCCGCTCGCCCGTGCTGATCTGATTTGTCCGGTCGATGGCGCCATCAGCCAGTTTGGCGCCATGGCGGGTCAGCAGATATTTCAGGCCAAAGGCCACCACTACAGCAGCACCGCGCTGGTGGGCGGCGATGCAGCCTTGGCCGCGCAGTTTGACGACGGCCACTTTGCCACGCTGTATTTGAGTCCGCGCGATTACCACCGCATTCACATGCCGTGCGACGGCGTTCTGCGCCGCATGATTTACGTGCCCGGCGCGCTGTTTTCGGTCAACCCGACCACGGCCCTGGGTGTGCCGGGGCTGTTTGCCCGCAACGAGCGCGTGGTGTGTGTCTTTGAGTCCGCGCGCGGCCCGTTTGTGCTGGTGCTGGTGGGTGCCACCATTGTGGGCAGCATGGCCACCGTGTGGCACGGCGTGGTGAACCCGCCGCGCTCCACCGCGGTGCGCGAGTGGCGCTATGACGAGCAGCCTGTTCGATTGAAGCAGGGCGAGGAAATGGGCCGCTTCCTGCTCGGCTCCACCGTTGTCATGCTGTTCCCGAAAGGCCCGCTGCAGTTCAACCCGGCGTGGTCGCCCGGTGCTGCGATTCGGCTGGGTGAAGCCATGGCCCGCCAGCCGCCGCTTGCGTAG
- a CDS encoding enoyl-CoA hydratase-related protein, whose product MNYEHVLVTSSGPITTLTLNRPEKRNALAMPVMRELTQALRAVAQSDALGVILAANGPVFSAGHNFGDMAGATLAQARELFGVCTEMMDAVQAMPQPVIARVHALATAAGCQLVASCDLAIAADTAGFAIPGGKGGLFCHTPLVAVARNIGRKRALEMALTGDVIDAATAAQWGLINRAVPADQLDAATLDLITRATRGSALSKAMGKQGFYQQVGLPQAQAYALACELMATAAMTPDAQEGIAAFLQKRQAHYTQRPSGTGA is encoded by the coding sequence ATGAACTACGAACATGTGCTGGTCACATCCAGCGGCCCCATCACCACCCTCACGCTGAATCGCCCCGAGAAGCGCAACGCGCTGGCCATGCCCGTCATGCGGGAGTTGACACAGGCCCTGCGCGCCGTGGCGCAGAGCGACGCCCTGGGCGTGATTCTGGCGGCCAACGGACCGGTCTTCAGCGCCGGGCATAACTTTGGCGACATGGCCGGTGCCACGCTGGCGCAGGCACGCGAGCTGTTTGGTGTTTGCACCGAGATGATGGACGCCGTCCAGGCGATGCCGCAGCCGGTGATTGCCCGGGTGCACGCGCTGGCCACGGCGGCCGGTTGCCAACTGGTGGCCAGTTGCGATCTGGCGATCGCGGCCGACACCGCTGGCTTTGCCATTCCGGGCGGCAAGGGGGGCTTGTTTTGTCATACGCCGCTGGTGGCGGTGGCCCGCAATATCGGTCGCAAACGGGCGCTGGAGATGGCGTTAACGGGCGATGTGATCGATGCCGCCACGGCCGCCCAGTGGGGCCTGATCAACCGCGCTGTGCCGGCCGATCAGCTTGATGCCGCCACCCTGGATTTGATCACCCGCGCCACCCGGGGCAGCGCGCTGTCCAAGGCGATGGGCAAGCAGGGTTTTTACCAGCAGGTTGGCTTACCGCAGGCGCAGGCGTACGCGCTGGCTTGCGAGTTGATGGCGACGGCCGCCATGACACCGGACGCCCAGGAAGGTATTGCGGCTTTTCTGCAAAAACGCCAGGCGCACTACACGCAGCGCCCGTCGGGCACAGGCGCCTGA
- the purU gene encoding formyltetrahydrofolate deformylase, with translation MNPVYILTLSCPDRLGLVHAVSGFLLERGGNIEEAAQYNDQDTGLFFMRVQFACAQLTHEDLTLQLKAFAQPFEMQWRLHARAQPIRTVIMVSKEGHCLNDLLFRWKSGLLPIDIRAIISNHREFYQLAASYNVPFHHLPITAATKPQVEARQYEIIQTEAAELVVLARYMQVLSDDLCRKLSGSAINIHHSFLPSFKGAKPYYQAHDRGVKLIGATAHYVTANLDEGPIIEQDVARVDHSKTVEDLTTLGRDTESQVLARAVKWHSEHRVLINGHKTVIFK, from the coding sequence ATGAATCCTGTTTATATATTGACTCTCTCCTGCCCGGACCGCTTGGGGCTGGTGCATGCGGTGTCCGGCTTCTTGCTGGAGCGCGGCGGCAACATTGAAGAAGCGGCGCAGTACAACGACCAGGACACCGGTCTGTTCTTCATGCGGGTGCAGTTTGCCTGCGCCCAGCTGACGCATGAAGACCTGACACTGCAACTTAAAGCGTTTGCCCAGCCCTTCGAGATGCAATGGCGCCTGCACGCGCGCGCACAGCCCATACGCACCGTGATCATGGTCAGCAAAGAAGGCCACTGCCTGAACGACCTGCTGTTTCGCTGGAAAAGCGGCCTGCTGCCCATCGACATTCGCGCCATCATCTCGAACCACCGCGAGTTCTACCAACTCGCCGCCAGCTACAACGTGCCGTTTCATCACCTGCCGATCACGGCCGCCACCAAGCCACAGGTCGAGGCCCGGCAGTATGAAATCATCCAGACGGAAGCGGCCGAACTGGTGGTGCTGGCGCGCTACATGCAGGTTTTAAGCGACGATCTGTGCCGCAAACTGTCCGGCTCGGCCATCAACATCCACCACTCGTTCCTGCCCAGCTTCAAAGGGGCCAAACCCTATTACCAGGCGCATGACCGCGGCGTGAAACTGATTGGCGCCACCGCCCACTACGTGACCGCCAACCTGGACGAAGGCCCGATCATTGAACAGGACGTGGCGCGCGTCGACCACAGCAAGACGGTGGAAGACCTGACCACGCTGGGCCGTGACACCGAAAGCCAGGTGCTGGCGCGGGCCGTCAAGTGGCACAGCGAACACCGGGTGCTGATCAACGGTCACAAAACCGTGATTTTCAAGTAA
- a CDS encoding ChaN family lipoprotein yields the protein MAARPLAALVAVLALLGCTTLSPSAAPNGLEPISQLQQLLPADAIFLGEQHDVPEHQQIHRAVVEALAGQQTLAVLALEMASQGQSTEKLGSDASEDTVRAALHWNNEGWPWSAYGPAVMAAVHAGVPVVGANLPSARVRAAMTESGLDALLSGPALQAQQEKVRVGHCNLLPESQIAPMTRVQIARDVAMAQTVARAALRGKIVLLLAGGGHVDRSLGVPLHLPPDLTVKTVLLQAGPAFEETESADNFDQIWPTGAAPVKDYCADFSQQRSAAAAASRSKKEP from the coding sequence GTGGCTGCCAGACCTCTCGCGGCGCTGGTGGCCGTGTTGGCATTGCTGGGCTGCACCACACTGAGCCCGTCCGCAGCGCCAAACGGCCTTGAGCCCATCAGCCAACTGCAGCAGCTACTGCCCGCTGACGCCATTTTTTTGGGTGAGCAGCATGACGTACCCGAGCATCAGCAAATCCACCGCGCCGTTGTAGAAGCGTTGGCCGGCCAGCAGACACTGGCCGTGCTGGCGCTGGAGATGGCCAGCCAGGGCCAGTCCACCGAAAAACTGGGATCAGACGCCAGTGAAGACACCGTGCGCGCAGCCCTGCACTGGAACAATGAAGGCTGGCCCTGGTCGGCTTACGGCCCGGCGGTGATGGCGGCTGTACATGCGGGCGTGCCGGTAGTCGGCGCCAATCTGCCGTCTGCACGTGTGCGCGCGGCCATGACAGAGAGCGGATTGGACGCACTTTTGTCGGGCCCGGCGCTGCAGGCGCAACAGGAAAAGGTCCGCGTGGGTCACTGCAATCTGCTGCCCGAGAGCCAGATTGCCCCCATGACGCGGGTCCAGATTGCGCGCGATGTCGCCATGGCCCAAACCGTCGCGCGGGCGGCGCTGCGCGGCAAAATCGTGCTCTTGCTGGCCGGCGGCGGCCATGTGGATCGCAGCCTGGGTGTGCCGCTGCACCTGCCACCGGACTTGACGGTCAAAACGGTGCTTCTGCAGGCCGGGCCGGCCTTCGAAGAGACGGAAAGTGCAGACAATTTTGACCAGATCTGGCCTACCGGAGCGGCGCCCGTCAAGGACTATTGCGCCGACTTCAGCCAGCAGCGCAGTGCGGCAGCCGCTGCATCCAGGTCGAAAAAAGAGCCCTGA
- a CDS encoding BTH_I0359 family protein, protein MHTLYDSDTYSVTHMLANAVATDATPDVSLDRTEPVRIVPTLARHGFEIVDKRANKEVYLDGSWAELFQQHISAWQQNTPTQEEVEDTLEQYAELAQNPVLVH, encoded by the coding sequence ATGCACACGCTTTACGACTCTGACACCTACTCTGTGACGCACATGCTGGCCAATGCGGTGGCCACCGATGCAACGCCAGACGTGAGCCTCGATCGCACGGAGCCGGTGCGAATTGTGCCCACGCTGGCACGCCACGGCTTCGAGATTGTGGACAAACGCGCCAACAAAGAGGTCTATCTGGACGGCTCCTGGGCGGAACTGTTCCAGCAGCACATCTCGGCCTGGCAGCAAAACACCCCGACCCAGGAAGAGGTGGAAGACACGCTGGAGCAATATGCCGAGCTGGCGCAAAACCCGGTGCTGGTGCACTGA